Proteins encoded by one window of Flavobacterium sp. N502540:
- a CDS encoding GxxExxY protein, translated as MNENEISYLIRGAIFKVYNKLGPGLFESVYESALFYELEKLDLKVQKQIEIKITYDEMILDPAFRIDLLVEDKVIIELKSVEDLAPIHHKQLNTYLRLTNKKLGLLVNFNTLNILNDIKRIANKI; from the coding sequence ATGAATGAAAATGAAATCTCATACTTAATAAGAGGAGCAATTTTTAAAGTATATAATAAGTTGGGTCCTGGATTGTTTGAATCTGTTTATGAAAGTGCTTTATTTTACGAATTAGAAAAATTAGACTTGAAAGTCCAGAAACAAATTGAAATAAAAATCACATATGATGAAATGATATTAGATCCAGCTTTTAGAATCGATTTATTAGTAGAAGACAAAGTAATAATTGAGCTGAAATCAGTTGAAGATTTAGCTCCAATACACCATAAACAACTTAATACTTATCTAAGGCTAACAAATAAGAAACTAGGATTACTAGTAAATTTCAATACTTTAAACATTCTTAATGATATCAAAAGAATTGCGAATAAAATATAA
- a CDS encoding thiazole synthase — protein MQTSLFNIGDKTLTSRLFLGTGKFGSNLEMENAILASESELVTVALKRIDLETETDAILTHLNHPNIHLLPNTSGARNAKEAVFAAQLAREALETNWLKLEIHPDPKYLMPDPIETLKATEELAKLGFFILPYIHADPVLCKHLESAGTTAVMPLGSPIGSNKGLKTIDFLEIIIEQSNVPVIVDAGIGAPSDAAKAMEMGADAVLVNTAIAVAGNPTLMAEAFKEAVIAGRKAFEAKIAPQQNYAMASSPLTSFLYE, from the coding sequence ATGCAAACGTCATTGTTTAACATCGGAGACAAAACCTTAACCTCCCGTCTATTTTTAGGAACAGGAAAATTTGGTTCGAATCTGGAAATGGAGAATGCTATTTTGGCATCAGAAAGTGAGTTGGTCACTGTAGCACTGAAACGTATCGATCTCGAAACCGAAACTGATGCTATTCTAACGCACTTAAATCATCCAAACATTCATTTATTACCCAATACATCGGGAGCACGAAACGCCAAAGAGGCTGTTTTCGCTGCACAATTAGCGAGAGAAGCATTAGAAACGAATTGGCTGAAACTTGAAATTCATCCTGATCCGAAATATCTTATGCCCGATCCGATAGAAACTTTAAAAGCGACAGAGGAACTCGCTAAACTTGGTTTTTTTATCCTGCCATACATCCATGCCGATCCCGTTTTATGCAAACATCTTGAGAGTGCCGGAACCACCGCTGTTATGCCCTTAGGCTCCCCAATTGGAAGTAACAAGGGTCTAAAAACGATTGATTTTTTGGAGATTATTATCGAACAAAGTAATGTTCCCGTAATCGTCGATGCCGGAATTGGGGCTCCGTCTGATGCTGCAAAAGCCATGGAAATGGGAGCAGATGCAGTTTTGGTTAATACGGCAATTGCGGTTGCAGGAAATCCGACATTAATGGCCGAAGCCTTTAAAGAGGCTGTCATTGCAGGCCGAAAAGCCTTTGAAGCTAAAATTGCTCCTCAACAAAATTATGCCATGGCTTCAAGTCCTTTGACCTCTTTTTTATATGAATAA
- a CDS encoding thiamine phosphate synthase, protein MYHKLQYISQGKTIEEQLYNIHQALDAGCDWVQLRFKNQTEKDTFTLAEAVKFLCEEYLANFIVNDNLYLAQQIAADGVHLGLSDMKIDEARAILGNTKIIGATANTYEDIENHIKNGCDYIGLGPFRFTATKEKLSPILGLSGYFKIIQELKRNKLEIPVYAIGGITLNDVAPLMETGIHGIAISGMLTESNQKEKLIQQLNEKLYANVIV, encoded by the coding sequence ATGTATCATAAATTACAATATATCTCGCAGGGAAAAACAATAGAAGAACAGCTGTATAATATCCATCAGGCTTTAGATGCCGGATGCGATTGGGTGCAGCTCCGTTTTAAAAATCAAACTGAAAAAGACACTTTTACTCTGGCGGAAGCTGTAAAATTTTTATGTGAAGAGTATCTCGCTAATTTTATTGTGAACGACAACCTATATCTCGCTCAGCAAATCGCTGCAGACGGAGTTCATCTCGGACTATCGGATATGAAAATTGACGAAGCAAGGGCAATACTCGGAAATACCAAAATCATAGGGGCAACAGCCAACACTTATGAAGACATTGAAAATCATATCAAAAATGGCTGCGATTATATTGGTTTGGGCCCCTTTCGCTTTACAGCAACCAAAGAAAAACTAAGTCCAATTCTGGGATTGTCGGGTTATTTTAAAATTATTCAAGAGTTAAAACGCAATAAACTGGAGATTCCTGTTTATGCCATTGGGGGAATCACTCTGAACGATGTCGCTCCCTTAATGGAAACCGGGATTCATGGAATTGCGATCTCCGGAATGCTTACAGAAAGTAATCAAAAAGAAAAACTCATTCAACAATTAAACGAAAAGTTATATGCAAACGTCATTGTTTAA
- a CDS encoding hydroxymethylpyrimidine/phosphomethylpyrimidine kinase: MSANRPIALSIAGFDPSGGAGVLADVKTFEQHQVTGFGILTANTLQTEDRFIEIQWTDLSFVISSIETFFERYKISTVKIGIVPSLNYLNHILSAIKRISPSTLIVWDPVLKSSTQFEFMSIKDRLELNQTLSKIDLITPNYNEIEILFPGFIINQLEFQNKFPTNILLKGGHNSSATGTDRLFLKDEIIDLLPSDKKCFAKHGSGCVLSAAIAANLARNQSLEEACRNAKNYIEKYLNSTPTLIGHHYVS, translated from the coding sequence ATGTCAGCAAATCGTCCAATCGCACTTTCAATAGCAGGTTTTGATCCTTCGGGCGGTGCCGGTGTTTTGGCAGATGTCAAAACATTTGAACAGCATCAGGTCACTGGATTTGGCATTTTAACCGCTAATACCCTTCAAACGGAAGATCGATTTATTGAAATTCAATGGACTGATTTGAGTTTTGTGATTTCGTCAATTGAAACCTTTTTTGAGCGTTATAAAATCAGTACCGTCAAAATTGGAATTGTTCCTTCTTTAAATTATCTGAACCACATTCTTTCGGCTATAAAACGAATATCCCCAAGCACTTTAATCGTCTGGGATCCGGTTTTAAAATCGTCAACACAATTTGAATTTATGAGCATTAAAGATCGTTTAGAATTAAATCAAACGTTGTCAAAAATTGATTTAATTACTCCTAATTACAACGAAATTGAAATATTGTTTCCGGGGTTTATTATCAATCAACTTGAGTTTCAGAATAAATTTCCAACAAACATTCTATTAAAAGGCGGGCACAATTCTTCGGCAACCGGAACTGATCGTTTGTTCCTGAAAGACGAAATCATCGATCTTCTGCCTTCTGATAAAAAATGCTTCGCAAAACATGGCTCAGGCTGTGTATTATCGGCTGCAATAGCTGCAAATCTTGCACGGAATCAATCTTTGGAAGAAGCTTGCAGGAATGCGAAAAACTACATAGAAAAATACCTGAATTCCACCCCAACCTTAATCGGACATCATTATGTATCATAA
- a CDS encoding thiamine phosphate synthase: MIVITNPSPIKNETNIVHSLFEEGLALLHIRKPDFSEIEMARFIQQIKPEYRSHLVLHSHHVLAEDFGINRIHFSEKERKNNTLISSEGKSFSTATHSIEDFNSLPPEFDYAFLSPVYKSISKENYHPETNLFEALNSRTNHITKVIALGGIDAKNIKKTLENGFDGMALLGAIWKNENPIKQFKLCQQIVQSHFQ; this comes from the coding sequence ATGATCGTAATTACCAATCCTTCCCCAATTAAAAATGAAACAAATATCGTTCATTCTCTATTTGAAGAAGGATTGGCTTTACTTCATATTCGGAAGCCTGATTTTTCTGAAATTGAAATGGCTCGATTCATTCAGCAGATAAAACCTGAATATCGAAGCCATTTAGTCTTACACAGTCATCACGTTTTGGCGGAAGACTTTGGAATTAACAGAATTCATTTTTCGGAAAAAGAAAGAAAAAATAACACTTTAATTTCTTCAGAAGGAAAATCATTTTCGACAGCAACCCATTCAATAGAAGATTTTAATTCCTTACCGCCAGAGTTTGACTATGCTTTTTTAAGTCCGGTTTACAAAAGCATTTCCAAAGAGAACTATCATCCGGAGACGAATCTTTTTGAAGCTTTAAACTCAAGAACAAATCACATCACTAAAGTTATCGCTTTAGGAGGAATTGATGCTAAAAACATCAAAAAAACACTAGAAAATGGTTTTGACGGCATGGCTCTTCTGGGAGCAATCTGGAAAAATGAAAACCCTATAAAACAATTCAAATTATGTCAGCAAATCGTCCAATCGCACTTTCAATAG